Proteins from a single region of Chloroherpeton thalassium ATCC 35110:
- a CDS encoding DegT/DnrJ/EryC1/StrS family aminotransferase: MTHQDDKPVYVTQPFLPPLEEFIPYLEDIWERKWLTNNGHYHQELEKSLCEYLGVKHISLFSNGTLALITALQALRITGEVITTPYSFVATTHSLWWNNIKPVFVDIEPQFFNIDPEKIEAAITPKTTAILPVHVYGNPCNVERIQEIADAYGLHIIYDAAHAFGVKYNSSSLMNWGDLSVISFHATKVFNTFEGGAIICHDERTKKRIDFLKNFGFAGETTVVAPGINAKMNEIQAAFGMLQLKYIDKAILRRKEITNFYRDNLKNIPGISFFDECPNVVHSYTYFPITIDSAIYGKTRDDVYSELKAKGIFTRRYFYPLISQFPTYKGLPSSNRENLPVANAVSEKVLCLPLYPDIEYDTMKKICHLFHF; the protein is encoded by the coding sequence ATGACGCATCAAGACGATAAACCTGTTTATGTAACGCAGCCATTTCTTCCACCGCTTGAAGAGTTTATCCCTTATCTTGAAGATATTTGGGAAAGGAAATGGCTTACAAATAATGGCCATTACCATCAAGAACTGGAAAAATCTTTGTGTGAATATTTAGGGGTTAAACATATTTCTCTTTTTAGTAATGGAACACTTGCTTTAATTACCGCTCTTCAGGCGTTGAGAATTACAGGTGAGGTGATTACCACACCTTACTCGTTTGTTGCAACCACGCATTCTTTATGGTGGAACAACATTAAGCCTGTATTTGTTGATATTGAACCTCAATTTTTTAATATCGACCCTGAAAAAATAGAAGCAGCTATTACCCCAAAAACCACCGCCATTTTGCCTGTTCATGTTTATGGCAATCCATGTAACGTGGAGCGAATTCAAGAAATTGCTGATGCCTATGGTTTGCATATAATTTATGATGCAGCCCATGCATTCGGGGTAAAGTACAACAGCAGTTCTTTGATGAATTGGGGCGATTTATCTGTGATAAGTTTCCATGCAACTAAAGTGTTCAATACATTTGAAGGTGGGGCGATTATTTGTCATGACGAAAGGACCAAAAAGCGGATTGATTTTTTGAAAAATTTTGGATTTGCAGGAGAAACGACCGTTGTCGCTCCCGGCATCAATGCAAAAATGAATGAAATTCAGGCAGCTTTTGGAATGTTACAACTTAAGTATATTGATAAAGCAATTTTAAGACGAAAAGAAATTACAAATTTTTATAGAGATAATTTAAAAAATATCCCCGGAATCTCATTTTTCGATGAATGCCCTAACGTAGTCCATTCTTATACCTATTTTCCAATTACGATTGATTCAGCTATTTATGGAAAAACACGTGATGACGTATATTCTGAATTAAAAGCAAAAGGTATTTTTACAAGGCGGTATTTCTATCCATTAATTAGTCAATTTCCTACATATAAGGGTTTGCCTTCTTCAAATCGTGAAAATTTGCCGGTTGCAAATGCGGTATCTGAGAAAGTGCTGTGTTTGCCATTATATCCTGATATAGAATATGATACCATGAAAAAGATATGTCATCTTTTTCATTTTTAA
- a CDS encoding NAD-dependent epimerase/dehydratase family protein, with protein sequence MNNMKKYNIGISCIGSGVGQSVINSLRLSRLPIKTIGFGTNPFAYGAYDCDEYDYTPTIYQENYIDKLIEKCKEYKVDLIIPGMDDEALIFSNNKSKFEAAGIKAIFSEEPLNTICRDKERMSEELNKVCDVFVKSYDKETLENDISKGLVQFPFIAKPRGGFASKGIEIINGIDDLTKISDEHILQELAIPTKDDPNYAFYIGQIAKNRNPQVSEISIQLVYSPKGELMGRMASYNKLNNGIPIEIVPYENEYVWLVIDQLTPTFLELGLRGPLNIQGRLTENGLKIFEMNPRFTGITGLRALMGFNEVEACVKEWLELDKGKNKLSFNYGRFGMRQTADKSVAIERNQEVADLFKQLNKSKIKNKKVIFITGITGYLGQNLVNELIKYPNFEIWGFGTDKDKTTHLFEGKIHSIYDNEDLRKGFIQFGNVDILLHLGFARPHNGYQKIAESLQFTHELFTRAASHQIPAIINISSQSVYGLETPPLWTEKTPVAPQTVYAQAKYSTELFLKTLKQTNEQLHCSSLRLGTLAGSGFGLTEVDFLSKIVQQALSGQPIKIIGGMQQMERFDVRDAVQAIFKMLQSDSSTWKPIYNVSSGDVNSLIDIAKMVISIASKKNDGKISEIIIDKKEIQMKFGMDSSSFYEDLSWNPTYKIEDTINSLVSYFMKNQKKSYRI encoded by the coding sequence ATGAATAATATGAAAAAATATAATATTGGTATTTCTTGTATTGGTAGCGGTGTTGGACAGTCGGTAATTAACTCGCTTCGTCTTTCAAGATTGCCAATAAAAACAATAGGTTTTGGTACAAATCCATTTGCTTATGGTGCGTATGATTGTGATGAATATGATTATACACCAACGATTTATCAAGAGAATTATATAGATAAGCTAATCGAAAAGTGTAAGGAATATAAAGTAGATTTGATAATACCAGGGATGGATGATGAAGCCCTAATCTTTTCAAATAACAAATCAAAATTTGAAGCGGCTGGCATAAAAGCAATTTTTTCTGAAGAGCCTCTCAATACTATATGTCGCGATAAGGAAAGAATGAGTGAGGAGTTAAATAAGGTTTGTGATGTTTTTGTTAAAAGTTATGATAAGGAAACATTAGAAAATGATATTTCCAAAGGATTGGTTCAATTTCCCTTTATAGCAAAACCACGAGGCGGTTTTGCATCTAAAGGTATTGAAATTATTAATGGAATAGATGATCTTACAAAAATCTCTGATGAACACATTCTTCAAGAACTTGCTATACCAACAAAGGATGACCCGAATTACGCCTTTTACATAGGACAAATTGCTAAAAATCGCAATCCGCAAGTATCAGAAATCTCAATTCAGTTGGTATATAGTCCGAAAGGGGAACTTATGGGGAGAATGGCTTCCTATAATAAATTGAACAATGGTATTCCTATTGAGATTGTTCCATATGAGAATGAGTATGTATGGCTGGTCATTGATCAACTCACCCCCACATTTCTTGAATTGGGTTTGCGAGGTCCATTAAATATTCAAGGCAGATTAACTGAAAATGGTTTAAAGATTTTTGAAATGAATCCACGCTTTACGGGGATAACCGGTCTGAGAGCTTTAATGGGATTCAATGAAGTTGAAGCGTGCGTGAAAGAATGGTTGGAGTTAGATAAAGGAAAAAACAAATTATCCTTTAATTATGGACGTTTTGGAATGCGCCAGACGGCTGATAAATCGGTTGCAATTGAGCGAAATCAAGAAGTAGCTGATTTGTTTAAACAGTTGAATAAAAGCAAGATTAAAAACAAAAAAGTTATTTTTATTACAGGTATTACTGGGTATTTAGGTCAAAATTTAGTGAATGAGTTAATAAAATATCCGAATTTTGAAATATGGGGTTTTGGAACTGATAAAGATAAAACAACGCATTTATTTGAAGGGAAAATTCATTCAATATATGATAATGAGGATTTAAGAAAAGGATTTATTCAGTTTGGTAATGTAGATATTTTACTTCATCTTGGGTTTGCTCGGCCACATAATGGATACCAGAAAATTGCCGAGAGCCTTCAATTTACCCATGAGCTTTTTACGCGAGCTGCTTCTCATCAAATTCCTGCAATTATAAATATTTCCTCACAAAGTGTATATGGTTTGGAAACGCCGCCTCTCTGGACAGAAAAAACTCCTGTTGCGCCACAGACTGTATATGCTCAAGCAAAATATTCAACCGAATTGTTTTTAAAAACCTTGAAACAGACTAATGAACAACTTCATTGTAGTTCATTGCGTTTAGGTACTTTAGCTGGTAGTGGATTTGGTTTGACTGAGGTTGACTTCCTTTCAAAAATAGTACAACAAGCTTTATCAGGTCAACCTATCAAAATAATTGGAGGTATGCAGCAGATGGAACGGTTTGATGTGCGGGATGCAGTTCAAGCAATATTTAAAATGCTTCAATCCGATTCAAGTACATGGAAGCCCATATATAATGTAAGTTCAGGAGACGTTAATTCTTTAATTGATATTGCTAAAATGGTTATTAGTATAGCGTCGAAGAAAAATGATGGGAAAATATCGGAGATAATAATTGATAAAAAAGAGATTCAGATGAAATTTGGAATGGATTCTTCTTCCTTTTATGAAGATTTGTCATGGAACCCAACGTATAAAATCGAAGATACAATTAACTCACTGGTAAGTTATTTTATGAAAAATCAAAAAAAATCATATAGGATTTAG
- a CDS encoding methyltransferase domain-containing protein, translating into MKMTNLFYPLVKFIQNRSLEEAREIYEQRITDAIDVYNKHHENFILRDCPFCGASEYEQCEDFHNCYKVVKCKLCGSQYVNPAPNIEALQDYYNNSECNKMLDKIVKNRQKHTSSSFILDDRINAVIDCLTQNSKQDNINILEVGCASGAFLAKLKNVLMEKFPSKEISYSGIDIDGNAINTKVDDSLNLIWSSVEDFVKTNKHSYDIILHFELIEHLVEPFVFSRYVHDMLKQGGFMIFTTQNANGLEMKLSNYNDFRLIAHSIFPPMHLNAFSTTNVLHFAIRSGFKVVKIETPGKLDVDMVTITKEQAFDDGLKMIANLDDATKGLLQYLVSMLGCSSHMQCVLKK; encoded by the coding sequence ATGAAAATGACTAATTTATTTTATCCATTAGTAAAATTCATACAAAATCGTAGCTTAGAAGAAGCGCGTGAAATTTATGAACAGCGAATCACAGATGCGATTGATGTTTATAATAAGCATCATGAAAATTTTATTCTAAGGGATTGCCCTTTTTGTGGAGCATCGGAATATGAGCAATGTGAGGATTTTCATAATTGTTATAAAGTAGTGAAATGTAAGCTATGCGGTAGTCAATATGTGAATCCAGCACCAAATATTGAGGCTCTTCAAGATTATTACAATAATTCAGAGTGTAATAAAATGCTTGATAAGATTGTTAAGAATCGGCAAAAACACACATCCAGTAGTTTTATTTTAGATGATAGAATTAATGCTGTTATAGATTGTCTAACTCAAAATAGCAAGCAAGATAACATAAATATTCTTGAAGTTGGTTGTGCATCAGGTGCATTTCTTGCAAAGTTGAAAAATGTTTTAATGGAAAAATTTCCGAGTAAAGAAATATCTTATTCAGGTATTGATATAGATGGAAATGCTATCAATACTAAGGTAGATGATTCATTAAACTTGATATGGTCTTCAGTTGAAGATTTTGTTAAAACGAATAAGCATTCTTATGATATTATATTGCACTTTGAGTTAATAGAGCATCTTGTTGAACCATTTGTGTTTTCAAGATATGTTCATGATATGCTCAAACAAGGCGGTTTTATGATTTTTACGACACAGAACGCAAATGGTTTGGAGATGAAACTTTCAAATTATAATGATTTCCGATTGATTGCTCATAGCATTTTTCCGCCGATGCATTTAAACGCATTTAGCACGACAAATGTTCTTCATTTTGCTATAAGAAGTGGATTTAAAGTTGTTAAAATTGAAACACCAGGCAAATTGGATGTTGATATGGTAACAATTACGAAAGAGCAAGCATTTGATGACGGCTTGAAAATGATTGCTAATTTGGATGATGCAACAAAAGGATTACTTCAATATTTGGTATCAATGTTGGGTTGTAGTAGCCATATGCAATGTGTTTTAAAAAAGTAA
- a CDS encoding FkbM family methyltransferase produces MDFIKLDTQGTELDILKGGVKTLGNVLGIEVEVSFSEIYKYQSLFSDVSDFLREQGFEFFEFFNQYRWRRMEFKSKKGQLVFADALFLRNIEEVITLDIEKRYTFATIAKAYGKEDLIPFLNI; encoded by the coding sequence GTGGATTTTATAAAATTAGATACACAAGGCACAGAATTGGATATTTTAAAAGGAGGCGTTAAAACACTAGGAAATGTTTTAGGAATAGAAGTAGAGGTTTCATTTAGTGAAATATATAAATATCAATCTTTATTTAGTGATGTGAGTGATTTTTTGAGAGAACAAGGATTTGAGTTCTTTGAATTTTTTAATCAATATAGATGGAGAAGAATGGAGTTCAAAAGTAAAAAAGGGCAGCTTGTTTTTGCTGATGCTTTATTTTTAAGAAATATAGAGGAAGTAATAACATTAGATATAGAAAAAAGATATACATTTGCCACTATTGCAAAAGCATACGGCAAAGAAGATTTGATTCCTTTCTTAAATATTTGA
- a CDS encoding aldolase catalytic domain-containing protein, with protein sequence MKVLDCTLRDGGYYTNWDFDGELVQKYFSSFEKLPVDYLEIGYRSLPEKEYRGRFYYLPNFVIDEITQLSKNKLLAIMLNEKSVQPKNLDKILDGLAPVISLIRLAVDPKNFDSALLLGEAIRKRGFDVAFNLMYMSKYANDESFLGKLSSLNGLASYVNMVDSYGGMVPEQVKILIHNVKSYCREAIGFHPHNNMELAFANSLAAIDAGCEIVDTTVMGMGRGAGNLRTELLLTYMASKNKLELDFNVLASLIEAWMPLYRKYEWGTNLPYMFSGGNSLPQKDVMEWVSQRFYSYNCIIQALHNQKSGEADNIRLPVFNPNKSFDNVIVVGGGPSAILHADAIKRFIDKLGNVCVIHASSKNAKKYDDVEVPQYFCLVGNEGHRLEVTFQQLEHFYGQCILPPYPRKMGTYIPERIKNSCYELEDILFTNKYKDAHTALALQTALNLSAKQVFLVGYDGYTNEAMTMREQGLVNENEYLFSSFQKTKIDLVSLLQTNYSIRINSVYEMI encoded by the coding sequence ATGAAAGTACTAGATTGCACTCTCCGTGATGGGGGATATTATACCAATTGGGATTTTGATGGCGAGTTGGTGCAAAAATATTTTTCGTCCTTTGAAAAATTACCAGTAGACTATTTGGAAATAGGGTATAGAAGTCTTCCTGAAAAAGAGTATAGGGGAAGGTTTTATTACTTGCCAAATTTTGTAATTGATGAAATTACTCAGTTGAGCAAAAATAAATTGTTGGCAATTATGCTCAATGAAAAAAGTGTTCAGCCGAAAAATCTTGATAAAATATTGGATGGCTTAGCACCCGTAATTTCATTAATCCGGTTGGCAGTTGATCCAAAAAATTTTGACAGTGCTCTTCTTTTAGGAGAAGCAATTAGGAAAAGGGGATTTGACGTTGCTTTCAATCTCATGTATATGTCAAAATATGCAAATGATGAAAGTTTTCTTGGAAAACTTTCATCACTTAATGGGCTTGCAAGTTATGTGAATATGGTGGATTCTTATGGTGGTATGGTTCCAGAGCAAGTGAAAATATTGATTCATAATGTAAAATCATATTGTCGTGAAGCCATTGGTTTTCATCCGCATAATAATATGGAGCTTGCTTTTGCTAATTCACTGGCCGCTATAGATGCTGGTTGTGAAATAGTTGATACCACAGTCATGGGTATGGGGCGCGGTGCTGGAAATTTGAGGACTGAATTATTACTGACATATATGGCCTCAAAAAATAAGTTAGAATTGGATTTTAATGTTCTAGCGAGCTTAATTGAAGCATGGATGCCGTTATATAGAAAATATGAATGGGGAACAAATTTACCCTATATGTTTTCTGGGGGAAATTCATTGCCACAGAAAGATGTAATGGAATGGGTTTCACAACGATTTTATTCATATAACTGTATTATTCAAGCTTTGCATAATCAAAAATCTGGAGAAGCGGATAATATCAGGCTACCGGTTTTTAATCCTAATAAAAGTTTTGACAATGTTATTGTTGTCGGTGGCGGTCCAAGTGCTATCTTGCATGCTGATGCAATAAAAAGATTTATTGATAAATTAGGAAATGTTTGTGTTATTCATGCAAGTTCAAAAAATGCAAAAAAATATGACGATGTTGAAGTACCTCAATATTTTTGTCTAGTTGGTAATGAAGGTCATAGATTAGAGGTTACTTTTCAACAATTAGAGCATTTCTATGGTCAATGTATTTTACCACCGTATCCTCGTAAAATGGGGACTTACATTCCTGAACGGATAAAGAATTCCTGTTATGAATTGGAAGATATTTTATTCACAAATAAATACAAAGATGCTCATACGGCACTGGCTTTACAAACTGCATTGAACTTGAGTGCGAAACAAGTGTTTTTGGTGGGATATGATGGGTATACAAATGAAGCAATGACAATGAGAGAGCAAGGCTTAGTAAATGAAAACGAATATTTATTTTCATCTTTTCAAAAGACGAAAATAGATTTAGTATCCTTGCTTCAGACGAATTATTCTATTAGAATAAATTCTGTATATGAAATGATTTAA